In Halovivax gelatinilyticus, the following are encoded in one genomic region:
- a CDS encoding flagellin: MGFSTSAAVAILFIGLFVAVGIAFPAFESAYERQSAAMDDRDDRALEIRNTAIDVDATNDEPAETLTVNVTNEGSTTLDVAAVDLLLDGAYVSSEAYATAVGEPDASADAGRTIVQPGERLQITVEERAEAPDRLKVVTGSGVAQTLTEVDVDGE; this comes from the coding sequence ATGGGATTTTCCACGAGCGCCGCGGTCGCCATCCTGTTCATCGGGCTGTTCGTCGCCGTCGGCATCGCGTTTCCGGCCTTCGAATCGGCCTACGAACGCCAGTCGGCCGCGATGGACGACCGCGACGACCGCGCCCTGGAGATCAGAAACACGGCGATCGACGTCGACGCCACTAACGACGAACCGGCGGAGACGCTCACGGTGAACGTGACGAACGAGGGCTCGACGACGCTCGACGTCGCCGCCGTCGACCTCCTGCTAGACGGAGCGTACGTCTCCTCGGAGGCCTACGCGACCGCCGTCGGCGAGCCGGACGCGAGCGCCGACGCGGGACGGACGATCGTCCAGCCGGGCGAACGGCTCCAGATCACCGTCGAAGAGCGCGCCGAAGCGCCGGACCGGCTCAAGGTCGTCACCGGCAGCGGCGTCGCCCAGACGCTAACGGAGGTGGACGTCGATGGTGAGTGA
- a CDS encoding flagellar protein G: MAGEAISSLILFIAAMLVALGVAGTLVAGVGDLTGSLDSMSGSVSDEIDTDVEIISDPGSGAIVSDDGETVTLLVKNTGDRSLAGDGRQLDFVVNGQYVPRDDVSVDVYDSSVWRPGTVAEIELELGTDDSLELAEHRVRIAGSGVSASIEFYDGGEN; encoded by the coding sequence ATGGCCGGCGAGGCGATTTCGAGTCTCATCTTGTTCATCGCGGCGATGCTCGTCGCGCTCGGCGTCGCGGGGACGCTCGTCGCGGGCGTCGGCGACCTCACCGGCTCGCTCGATTCGATGAGCGGCTCGGTCAGCGACGAGATCGACACCGACGTCGAGATCATCAGCGATCCGGGCAGCGGCGCGATCGTGAGCGACGACGGCGAGACGGTGACGCTCCTGGTGAAGAACACGGGCGATCGATCGCTCGCGGGCGACGGCCGGCAACTCGATTTCGTGGTTAACGGCCAGTACGTTCCGCGCGACGACGTCTCGGTCGACGTCTACGATTCGAGCGTCTGGCGGCCGGGGACGGTCGCGGAGATCGAACTCGAACTCGGCACCGACGATTCGCTCGAACTTGCCGAACATCGCGTCAGAATCGCCGGAAGCGGAGTCAGCGCGTCGATCGAGTTCTACGACGGGGGTGAGAACTGA
- a CDS encoding ATPase domain-containing protein, producing MVDHYPLGLTGRDRVESAFGGGLPEGSVVLIEGEDGAGKSAITQRFAYGMADTDVYVTYVSTELASWEFVQQMNSLSYDVVEHLLGEQLLFLHADIDTHNRGQQRELLKRFTEAKTLWMADVIYVDSLSGLLRNDPRYEAVAGTGDEDHVLQRLVSFLRTVTEMDKTVVFTVDPTSVSEEALRPLRNVVDVYFELETSAVGQDIRRNVRVRRFQNMKEPVDDSIGYTVQQGRGLSIVSRTVA from the coding sequence ATGGTCGATCACTACCCGCTCGGCCTCACCGGACGGGATCGCGTCGAGAGCGCCTTCGGCGGCGGCCTTCCGGAGGGATCGGTCGTGCTCATCGAGGGCGAAGACGGGGCCGGAAAGAGCGCGATCACGCAGCGATTCGCCTACGGGATGGCCGATACCGACGTCTACGTCACGTACGTCTCGACGGAACTGGCCTCCTGGGAGTTCGTCCAGCAGATGAACTCGCTGTCGTACGACGTCGTCGAGCACTTGCTCGGCGAGCAGCTGCTGTTCCTGCACGCCGACATCGACACGCACAACCGGGGTCAACAGCGCGAGTTACTCAAACGGTTCACCGAAGCGAAGACGCTGTGGATGGCAGACGTGATCTACGTCGACAGCCTCTCCGGCCTGCTCCGAAACGACCCGCGCTACGAGGCGGTCGCCGGGACGGGCGACGAAGATCACGTCCTCCAGCGGCTCGTCTCGTTCCTGCGGACGGTGACCGAGATGGACAAGACGGTCGTCTTCACGGTCGATCCGACGAGCGTGAGCGAGGAGGCGCTCAGGCCGCTTCGCAACGTCGTCGACGTCTACTTCGAACTGGAGACGTCTGCGGTCGGCCAGGATATCAGACGGAATGTCCGGGTGCGTCGCTTTCAGAACATGAAAGAGCCGGTCGACGATTCGATCGGCTACACGGTCCAGCAGGGACGAGGGCTCTCGATCGTGAGCCGGACGGTGGCCTGA